One window from the genome of Cyclobacterium amurskyense encodes:
- a CDS encoding c-type cytochrome: protein MKNASNPILELLRSIFGLSLVVFILISFIAALLIVSQLDIPSPLQEKEQMAQVETPKADFRLIKEDGIWQAPDWASVELAPNAEQIRYGKELVAHTSEYLGPKGKVLQISNGMNCQNCHLEAGTAPLGNNFSGVAANYPKIRSRSGLSEGIPKRINDCFQRSLNGEGLDPESKEMKAMVAYMEWLGKDVQKGDRPLGVGLYKVPFLEQAADPIRGKTVYDNQCYSCHGTEGQGLKNPSGTAYLYPPLWGPDSYNNGAGLFRLSKFSGYVKANMPLGATYERPLLSDVEAWDLAAYVNSMSRPSKDLSGDWPDISKKPMDHPFGPYSDDFSETQHKYGPFQPILALQR, encoded by the coding sequence GTGAAAAACGCTTCTAACCCCATTCTTGAATTACTGCGTAGCATCTTTGGCTTGTCATTGGTCGTATTTATTCTGATCTCATTTATTGCTGCGCTTCTAATTGTTAGCCAATTGGATATTCCATCCCCTCTTCAGGAGAAAGAACAGATGGCTCAGGTAGAAACTCCAAAAGCAGATTTCCGGCTAATAAAAGAAGATGGAATTTGGCAAGCCCCTGATTGGGCTAGCGTAGAACTAGCACCCAATGCGGAACAAATTCGGTACGGCAAGGAGCTGGTCGCACATACTTCGGAATACCTGGGTCCCAAAGGAAAGGTACTCCAAATCTCAAATGGGATGAACTGCCAAAATTGCCATTTAGAAGCTGGAACAGCCCCATTGGGCAATAATTTCAGCGGTGTTGCCGCCAACTATCCAAAAATAAGGTCGCGATCTGGACTTTCGGAGGGCATACCTAAAAGAATCAATGATTGTTTTCAAAGAAGCTTAAACGGAGAAGGGCTTGACCCTGAAAGCAAAGAGATGAAGGCCATGGTTGCTTATATGGAGTGGCTTGGCAAGGATGTTCAAAAAGGGGATAGGCCTTTGGGAGTGGGACTTTATAAAGTACCTTTTCTGGAACAGGCAGCAGACCCAATTCGGGGCAAGACCGTTTATGACAATCAATGTTATAGTTGTCATGGAACCGAAGGACAGGGTTTAAAAAACCCTTCTGGAACAGCCTACCTTTATCCCCCACTTTGGGGACCGGACAGTTATAATAATGGAGCAGGTTTGTTCCGCTTGTCTAAGTTTTCTGGATATGTAAAGGCCAATATGCCATTGGGAGCTACCTACGAAAGACCATTGCTCAGTGATGTAGAGGCTTGGGATCTGGCCGCCTATGTCAATTCCATGAGCAGGCCTTCCAAAGATCTATCAGGCGATTGGCCTGACATAAGCAAAAAACCTATGGACCATCCTTTCGGACCCTATTCGGATGATTTTTCGGAAACACAGCATAAATACGGCCCTTTCCAACCCATTTTAGCTTTACAAAGATAG
- a CDS encoding helix-turn-helix domain-containing protein → MEIRPIKTEQDYDSAIGRIEELWGAKKDTPEGDELDLLVTLVESYEMKHYSIAPPDPIDAIKFRMEQMGMTNSDMVKYLGSQSRVSEVLNKKRKLTLGMIKSLYKELKIPAEILLA, encoded by the coding sequence ATGGAAATACGTCCAATTAAAACAGAACAAGATTATGATTCTGCCATAGGTAGGATTGAAGAATTGTGGGGAGCAAAAAAAGACACTCCAGAAGGTGATGAGCTTGATTTATTGGTGACTTTAGTTGAATCATACGAAATGAAACATTATTCTATTGCTCCACCTGATCCAATTGATGCCATTAAATTTCGCATGGAGCAAATGGGAATGACTAATTCGGATATGGTGAAATATTTGGGCAGTCAAAGTAGAGTTAGTGAGGTGCTTAATAAAAAAAGAAAGTTGACCTTAGGAATGATTAAATCACTTTACAAGGAGTTAAAAATACCAGCAGAGATATTACTAGCTTAA
- a CDS encoding GNAT family N-acetyltransferase, whose product MKLNFRKAGSGDLEFLLNLERESFPEFQQTSASNLKKGLKSSFQELIIAENAADNQPVASAVLFKYKHMLRLYSISVALQYRKEGIGNAIMEYIKAFALSNNFRSITLEVRESQSKLTDWYLSKGFEVIKTLKNYYQNGEDALKMGMKIRTEAIDKGNKNLIVIDQPYVWQNTGLKATIVSVKEYINNPLYQNNANFRIFNLCSSYKYQSYGYYVSLLASARGQRVIPSTSTIKDVQIANVVQALSYELNEQVNQILSKEKGTNLSLDLYFGQTPLKAYKVLAARLYQVFEVPLFTINFIKVDKWIIKNIKVLTFKNLDEAQKETLFYAGERHFNKKRYNFPRLNNYRYDLAILINPFEANPPSNKEALEKFRKLANKKGVYVTFIGKEDINKINEFDALFIRETTNVNHYTYELSRLAFAEGLVVIDDPWSILRCSNKIYQHELFKKNKIRTPKSFTLTKNMFEDKLLDNIRYPAVLKQPDSAFSLGVIKVNNKEEAKRELGLLFKKTDMVICQEFLYSAYDWRIGILDNKPIYACKYYMTQDHWQIYNWNSDAEDKSGNHETIAIDQVPEEIVSLAVKASSLIGDGLYGVDLKFVEDKVYVIEVNDNPNIDYGVEDQVLGDKLYQLIIDSLINRIEIMKNIRHINLINNKQINTGNQNK is encoded by the coding sequence ATGAAATTAAATTTTCGTAAGGCCGGTTCAGGAGACCTGGAATTTCTCCTGAACCTTGAGAGGGAATCATTTCCTGAATTCCAACAAACCTCCGCTTCAAACCTCAAAAAAGGACTGAAAAGTTCTTTTCAGGAGCTGATTATTGCTGAGAATGCAGCGGACAATCAGCCTGTGGCTTCGGCTGTGCTGTTTAAGTACAAGCACATGCTTCGCTTGTATTCTATCAGTGTAGCACTTCAATACAGAAAGGAAGGTATAGGCAATGCAATTATGGAATACATCAAGGCTTTTGCGCTTTCTAATAACTTTAGGAGCATTACCCTGGAAGTGAGGGAAAGCCAAAGCAAGCTCACCGACTGGTATTTGTCCAAGGGGTTTGAAGTGATCAAAACATTGAAGAACTATTATCAGAACGGTGAAGATGCCTTGAAGATGGGCATGAAAATTAGGACAGAAGCAATAGATAAGGGAAACAAAAACCTGATCGTAATCGATCAACCTTACGTCTGGCAAAATACGGGACTAAAAGCCACCATAGTATCTGTAAAAGAGTATATCAATAATCCTTTGTATCAAAACAATGCCAATTTCAGGATTTTTAATCTCTGTAGTTCTTACAAATACCAAAGTTATGGTTACTATGTCTCTCTTTTGGCTTCCGCTCGGGGACAAAGGGTGATACCAAGTACTTCTACCATCAAAGATGTGCAAATTGCCAATGTGGTGCAGGCACTTTCCTATGAGTTGAATGAACAAGTAAACCAAATCCTCAGCAAAGAAAAAGGCACTAACCTGTCTCTTGATTTGTATTTTGGACAAACGCCGCTGAAGGCTTATAAGGTGTTGGCTGCCAGGTTATATCAGGTTTTTGAAGTGCCCTTATTTACCATTAACTTTATTAAGGTAGATAAATGGATCATAAAAAATATTAAGGTGCTGACCTTCAAAAATCTGGATGAGGCACAAAAGGAAACCTTGTTTTATGCTGGAGAGCGGCACTTCAACAAAAAACGTTACAATTTCCCCAGGCTTAATAATTACAGGTATGACCTGGCCATACTGATCAATCCCTTTGAAGCCAATCCGCCTTCAAATAAGGAAGCCCTTGAGAAATTCCGTAAGCTTGCCAATAAAAAAGGGGTGTACGTTACTTTTATCGGCAAAGAAGATATCAATAAAATCAACGAATTTGATGCTTTGTTTATCCGGGAAACCACCAATGTCAACCATTATACCTATGAACTCTCCCGCCTTGCTTTTGCTGAAGGTCTGGTGGTGATAGATGATCCCTGGTCTATACTGCGCTGCTCCAATAAGATTTACCAGCATGAATTGTTTAAGAAAAATAAAATCCGCACGCCTAAATCTTTCACTTTAACCAAGAACATGTTTGAAGACAAACTGCTGGACAATATCAGGTACCCGGCAGTACTCAAACAACCCGATAGTGCATTCTCTCTCGGGGTGATAAAAGTAAACAATAAGGAGGAGGCAAAGCGTGAACTAGGCCTGCTCTTCAAGAAAACCGATATGGTAATTTGCCAAGAGTTTTTGTATTCGGCCTATGATTGGCGAATAGGGATATTGGACAATAAACCGATCTATGCTTGCAAATATTACATGACACAGGATCATTGGCAGATTTACAATTGGAACAGTGATGCGGAAGATAAATCCGGCAACCATGAGACAATAGCCATAGATCAGGTGCCGGAGGAAATAGTAAGTCTGGCAGTGAAAGCTTCTTCCCTGATAGGGGACGGACTCTATGGCGTGGACCTCAAATTTGTGGAGGATAAAGTATATGTAATTGAAGTCAATGACAACCCTAATATTGACTATGGTGTGGAAGATCAGGTGCTGGGAGATAAACTATACCAGCTGATCATCGATTCCCTGATCAACCGCATAGAGATTATGAAAAATATCAGACACATCAACCTGATCAATAACAAACAGATCAATACCGGTAATCAGAATAAGTAA
- a CDS encoding type II toxin-antitoxin system HigB family toxin: MRIIAFRTIRAFFENPEYADSGISLKAWYHDAKTADWKNSNELKKQYKNASIVGNGRVVFNIKGNDYRLVVAIDYEFKVIFIRFIGTHKQYDKIDAKTI; this comes from the coding sequence ATGAGAATCATCGCGTTTAGAACGATAAGAGCGTTTTTCGAAAACCCAGAATACGCTGATTCTGGGATTTCTTTGAAAGCTTGGTATCACGATGCTAAAACTGCAGATTGGAAAAACTCAAATGAATTAAAAAAACAATATAAAAACGCAAGTATTGTTGGTAATGGAAGAGTAGTTTTTAATATAAAAGGCAATGATTACAGATTAGTAGTTGCAATTGATTATGAATTCAAGGTGATTTTCATAAGATTTATTGGGACACATAAGCAGTATGATAAAATTGATGCAAAAACGATTTGA
- a CDS encoding TrmH family RNA methyltransferase — MLSKNTVKFIKSLHQKKFRKQERAFFVEGAKNVTELLLSNFTISHLLCTEKFQEENASLLSTFAGIKIMVKPKELASLGTFSSNDQALAVAEVKGNKPLVLEKGQLILALDDIRDPGNLGTIIRIADWYGINKLLLSENTADIYNPKVLNASMGSFTRMNFEYVDLFNKLKGSGIPIYGAFLEGMNVHQLTDAAEGVLLMGNESNGISKQMENIVTQKLTIPAFGKAESLNVAIATAVLCDNLKRNMQ; from the coding sequence ATGCTAAGCAAAAATACAGTTAAGTTTATTAAATCCTTGCACCAGAAAAAATTCCGTAAACAAGAACGTGCATTTTTTGTGGAAGGAGCTAAAAATGTAACGGAATTGTTGCTTTCAAATTTCACGATTAGTCATTTGCTTTGTACAGAAAAATTCCAAGAAGAAAACGCATCACTGCTCAGTACTTTTGCAGGAATCAAAATTATGGTCAAGCCCAAAGAGTTGGCTTCGTTGGGTACTTTTTCTTCTAATGATCAGGCACTTGCTGTTGCTGAAGTGAAAGGAAATAAGCCGCTGGTTTTAGAGAAAGGGCAATTGATCCTTGCTTTGGACGACATTAGAGATCCAGGAAACTTAGGGACTATCATTCGAATTGCTGATTGGTATGGGATAAATAAACTGTTGTTGTCAGAAAATACAGCAGATATTTACAATCCAAAAGTATTGAATGCAAGCATGGGTTCTTTTACTAGGATGAATTTTGAATATGTTGATTTGTTCAATAAGCTCAAGGGATCAGGTATTCCAATTTATGGTGCTTTTTTGGAGGGAATGAACGTGCATCAACTTACTGATGCAGCAGAAGGAGTATTACTTATGGGGAATGAGTCCAATGGGATTTCTAAGCAGATGGAAAATATTGTTACCCAAAAATTGACCATTCCCGCCTTTGGAAAGGCTGAATCATTAAATGTTGCCATCGCAACGGCTGTCCTTTGTGACAATTTAAAAAGAAACATGCAATAG
- a CDS encoding RidA family protein — protein sequence MKNDNNTFINPKGLFNPSNNGFSHIVKVEEGKSLYFFSGQWASDEKGQLVALDFEEQVRKTVSNIKTAMEAAAVTIDDVVKQTIYIADFTQEKKNILIEVASKEWQTENFPASTIVPVPLLATAKGCLIEIEFIAAK from the coding sequence ATGAAAAACGACAATAATACTTTTATCAACCCAAAAGGCTTATTCAATCCATCAAATAACGGATTTTCCCATATCGTTAAGGTGGAGGAAGGAAAATCCTTATACTTTTTTTCCGGACAATGGGCATCTGACGAAAAGGGGCAACTTGTTGCCCTAGACTTTGAAGAACAGGTTCGTAAAACGGTGTCCAATATTAAAACAGCAATGGAAGCAGCAGCTGTGACTATAGATGATGTCGTAAAACAAACCATTTATATTGCAGATTTCACACAAGAAAAAAAGAACATTCTAATAGAAGTGGCTTCTAAGGAATGGCAAACAGAGAATTTTCCTGCAAGTACCATTGTTCCTGTGCCACTATTAGCCACTGCCAAAGGTTGTCTAATTGAGATTGAATTCATTGCTGCCAAGTAA
- a CDS encoding TonB-dependent receptor, with protein MSRSLFFLRRQFWMVSLLFMGSIAAFGQSLQAATIKGKIIDSGSNPVPGVIVRIKDSSFTAISSLDGSYEIKNVPKGNFELLLSSMGYENQSKNVNIDREEIILKLDFSLIESTTDLEGVVVEGQSVKTEIETAGFAVEVVETKQAALQSIQTNDLLNRTAGIRVRQNGGIGSRVDYNLNGMSGNSVKIFIDGLSISTYGSSFSLNSIPPALIDRIEVYKGVIPAHLADDALGGAINVILKKGVVNNLSASVSYGSFNTLQSNLNAAYRDEKTGFTTKVSAFYNYSDNDYEVWGKFVRNILANGRYDYVRAKRFNDAYRSVGGKLDIGYTNVKWADQFFISYTGSDDYNEIQHGTYMSIPYKGRFGTSQSHVFGLTYLKEDLGIKGFDVNFNGSLSKRSEVVSDTVKWNYNWFGEMSLGLDGEPILRPGGAQQGAPTLNHIDRNVATFRAGASYEINPNHRLFLGQSFYSIDRTQQDFMKSAVEREFIGTRDLQKSITSLSYELDMFQSKLKGSVFGKRYSQGIAKMDPLLVEENGTTTRVEDRTNSSRSTSGYGAAFSYRIFRPLTLLASAEKAVRMPFEGEIFGSPGDNIVENLGIRPEISNNLNLGFILGDFEYQAHTFSFSGTGFIRDTKDKIIQQINPRINDAVQTNPFENLGKTKSIGFEGQVKYAYGNSFRAIVNVSKFNSQFNTKLDPNGNVFANYGQQIPNEPFFTINSSLDYTFRDVVKHGSLLRLSHYFGFVDRFYTTWLEIEDFRTPRQYINDIGATYTFPDRRMAVSVDLRNVFDKQVYDNFAVQKPGRALYVKFNYTIGDFK; from the coding sequence ATGAGTAGATCTTTATTTTTCTTGAGAAGACAATTCTGGATGGTCTCCCTTCTGTTTATGGGGAGTATCGCTGCTTTTGGTCAGTCCCTTCAAGCAGCAACAATAAAAGGAAAAATCATTGATTCAGGCTCAAACCCTGTCCCTGGAGTAATTGTCAGAATTAAAGACAGTTCTTTTACCGCAATTTCATCTTTGGATGGAAGTTATGAAATCAAGAATGTGCCTAAAGGTAATTTTGAGCTTTTGCTCTCAAGCATGGGATACGAGAACCAAAGCAAGAATGTAAATATTGATAGAGAAGAAATAATATTAAAACTTGATTTTTCATTGATAGAATCTACAACTGACCTTGAAGGGGTTGTGGTAGAAGGACAGTCGGTGAAGACTGAAATCGAAACGGCAGGTTTTGCTGTGGAAGTTGTAGAAACCAAGCAGGCAGCGCTTCAATCTATACAAACCAATGACCTGCTTAATCGAACTGCAGGGATCAGGGTTAGACAGAATGGAGGGATTGGTTCCCGTGTGGATTATAATTTGAATGGAATGTCCGGTAATTCTGTTAAAATATTTATTGACGGACTTTCTATTTCTACCTATGGTTCTTCCTTTAGCTTAAACAGTATTCCTCCGGCATTAATTGATCGAATTGAAGTATACAAAGGGGTGATACCAGCTCACCTGGCAGATGATGCCCTGGGTGGTGCCATCAATGTGATCTTGAAAAAGGGAGTAGTCAACAATCTTTCAGCCTCAGTTTCCTACGGATCTTTCAATACGCTACAGAGTAACCTAAATGCAGCTTACAGGGATGAAAAAACAGGTTTTACCACCAAGGTGTCAGCCTTCTACAATTATTCAGACAACGATTATGAGGTATGGGGTAAATTTGTAAGAAATATTCTTGCTAATGGAAGGTATGATTATGTACGGGCGAAGCGATTTAACGATGCCTACCGCTCAGTAGGTGGGAAACTTGATATTGGATATACCAATGTTAAATGGGCTGATCAGTTTTTTATCAGCTATACCGGATCTGACGATTACAATGAAATCCAGCACGGTACATATATGTCAATACCTTACAAAGGACGTTTCGGTACTTCTCAGTCGCATGTTTTTGGCCTGACTTATTTGAAAGAGGATCTAGGGATAAAAGGTTTTGATGTCAATTTCAATGGCTCTTTGAGTAAAAGAAGTGAAGTTGTTTCAGATACCGTCAAATGGAATTACAATTGGTTTGGTGAAATGAGTTTGGGGCTGGATGGTGAACCGATTTTACGTCCTGGTGGCGCTCAGCAGGGTGCACCCACCTTGAATCATATTGATAGAAATGTGGCCACTTTTCGTGCAGGGGCCTCTTATGAAATTAACCCAAATCATAGACTCTTTTTGGGTCAGTCCTTTTATTCTATTGATAGAACCCAACAGGACTTTATGAAAAGTGCTGTTGAAAGAGAATTTATAGGTACACGTGATCTTCAGAAGTCTATAACCTCACTTAGCTATGAACTGGATATGTTTCAGTCCAAATTAAAAGGGAGCGTTTTTGGGAAGCGTTATTCTCAAGGTATAGCAAAAATGGATCCCTTGTTGGTAGAAGAAAATGGTACCACAACTCGCGTAGAGGACCGAACCAATAGTAGTAGAAGTACGAGTGGCTACGGAGCTGCTTTTTCATACAGGATTTTCAGACCTTTGACTTTGCTTGCTTCAGCAGAAAAGGCGGTAAGGATGCCTTTTGAAGGAGAAATTTTTGGTAGCCCCGGTGATAATATTGTTGAAAACCTTGGTATTCGACCTGAAATAAGCAATAACCTGAACCTAGGTTTTATACTTGGTGATTTTGAATATCAGGCCCATACTTTTTCTTTTTCAGGCACAGGCTTTATCAGAGATACCAAAGACAAAATTATCCAACAGATAAACCCTAGGATCAATGATGCTGTTCAGACCAATCCATTTGAAAATCTGGGCAAAACCAAATCCATTGGTTTTGAAGGACAGGTGAAATATGCCTATGGCAATTCATTTAGGGCCATAGTGAATGTTTCTAAATTCAACTCCCAATTCAATACCAAGCTTGACCCTAATGGAAATGTCTTTGCCAATTACGGACAGCAGATTCCAAACGAGCCCTTCTTTACTATAAATAGCTCATTGGACTATACTTTTAGAGATGTGGTGAAGCATGGATCTTTGCTAAGGTTGTCCCATTATTTTGGGTTTGTTGATAGATTTTACACAACCTGGTTGGAAATTGAAGATTTCAGAACGCCAAGGCAATATATCAATGACATAGGTGCTACCTATACTTTTCCTGACAGGAGGATGGCAGTAAGTGTGGATTTGCGCAATGTATTCGACAAGCAGGTTTATGACAATTTTGCGGTGCAAAAACCAGGAAGAGCATTATATGTCAAGTTCAATTATACAATAGGAGATTTCAAATAG
- a CDS encoding DUF6503 family protein produces MNKLIIVVFLSAFTACQEKSQNQKGQSSEATKQEMTINDYPSDFAKVLEAHGGIDQWKKEKTLMYEIGDPGEGQQQIIDLHRRMDKTITSDYDIGFDGEKAWSLNKEGEYKSNPLFRHNLMFYFYAMPFVLADPGLNYKKTEDKEILGKNYSGIKVTFNSGVGDSSSDEYYLYYDTETSKMAWLAYKATFGTDKKPESANFIRYDKWAEVDGVLLPTSIAWYNIEEGVVVEERSRVDFKNISLSKEAKPEGFYSIPANAIVAEDNK; encoded by the coding sequence ATGAACAAGTTGATTATAGTGGTTTTTCTGTCAGCCTTTACTGCCTGTCAGGAAAAATCCCAAAACCAAAAGGGGCAATCCTCAGAGGCTACAAAACAAGAAATGACGATCAACGATTATCCATCTGATTTTGCCAAAGTACTTGAAGCCCACGGCGGTATCGATCAATGGAAAAAGGAAAAGACATTAATGTATGAGATTGGTGATCCCGGCGAGGGCCAACAACAAATTATCGATTTGCACCGCCGTATGGACAAGACAATCACCTCTGATTATGATATTGGTTTTGATGGAGAAAAAGCATGGTCCCTGAACAAAGAAGGAGAATATAAAAGTAATCCTCTGTTTAGGCACAACCTCATGTTCTATTTTTACGCCATGCCATTTGTACTTGCAGATCCTGGTTTGAATTATAAGAAAACAGAGGACAAGGAGATACTGGGTAAGAACTATAGTGGTATTAAAGTCACTTTTAATTCTGGGGTAGGTGACTCTTCTAGCGATGAATATTATCTGTATTATGATACTGAAACATCCAAAATGGCCTGGCTTGCCTATAAGGCAACTTTTGGAACTGATAAAAAGCCAGAATCAGCCAATTTTATCAGATATGATAAATGGGCAGAAGTAGATGGAGTCCTATTGCCTACTTCGATTGCTTGGTATAACATTGAAGAAGGAGTTGTAGTAGAGGAAAGGAGCAGGGTTGATTTTAAAAATATTAGCTTATCCAAAGAGGCCAAACCAGAAGGTTTTTATTCCATTCCAGCCAATGCGATTGTAGCAGAAGATAATAAATAA
- a CDS encoding LruC domain-containing protein, with product MKNNSLFLIFGIVATLFACDPINEISETVIPEDNLGLNIPVNFDFSTTTSVDFNLSAVSRDKTPISNVVYKIYNGNPQKEGKLLQTVRLDEQGSAATTLDLPSYVKQVFVTSDYIGVEPMAIVPVSGGRVNYIYDAANPSILPDEYFSTDEVKANLRTASINEDFLTLGSWKSNGKPEYLIEADKISEQLLKNINSSLPERKDIRSSNPEALNEKYKRELFVSEDAEVWVTYVHTGGSYRNAIGYYYYKEGEAPKTAADIKNKTIIFPNAQAGVLSPGDKVKLVGPKDGAFEKDTYIGWFLISNGWQGGLGYGNGVFYADKDLNTANNKEDLRDQMVFLYDATEQILLMGWEDIRRDFNGCDHDFNDVMFYASWNPITSVDLSDYVPIDSDEKDKDGDGVADSQDEYPEDAERAFNNYSLGENTFGTLLFEDLWPSFGDYDLNDLVIDYNINEISNGNNRIKEINLITVVRATGAGYRNGFGIQLGVSSDQVLSVEGTRLKTGTIKTLSSGVEQGQKLATVIIMDDVNDKLPIMANVNPENAQHEADTLVVKIVFKESIRKADLGAAPYNPFMIINQDRGREVHLMNKQPTDLMDTEWFNTADDISAIGEGKYYTSNKGFNWALHIPQSISYTQEKVDFTKAYNRFAEWAKSGGMSYLDWYLDSDGQVNSDAIYKK from the coding sequence ATGAAAAATAATAGCTTATTTCTGATCTTTGGAATTGTGGCAACATTATTTGCCTGCGATCCTATCAATGAAATCTCTGAAACAGTAATTCCAGAAGATAACCTTGGACTGAATATCCCGGTAAATTTTGATTTTTCTACTACTACTTCAGTTGACTTCAATCTTTCTGCTGTTAGCAGGGATAAGACACCAATATCAAATGTGGTCTATAAAATATACAATGGCAACCCTCAGAAAGAAGGTAAGTTATTGCAGACTGTTCGTTTAGATGAGCAGGGTAGTGCTGCCACCACATTAGACCTTCCAAGCTATGTAAAACAGGTATTTGTGACTTCTGATTACATAGGTGTAGAACCAATGGCCATTGTGCCAGTTTCAGGAGGACGTGTCAACTATATTTATGATGCTGCCAATCCAAGTATTTTACCTGATGAATATTTCTCAACGGATGAGGTAAAAGCAAATTTAAGAACGGCTTCTATCAATGAAGATTTTCTTACCCTTGGATCATGGAAGAGCAATGGCAAACCTGAATATTTGATAGAAGCAGACAAAATTTCTGAGCAATTGTTGAAGAATATCAACTCTAGTCTCCCGGAACGAAAGGACATTAGATCATCAAATCCTGAAGCTTTAAATGAGAAGTACAAAAGGGAATTGTTTGTAAGTGAAGATGCTGAAGTGTGGGTGACTTATGTGCATACAGGCGGAAGTTATAGAAATGCCATTGGTTATTATTATTACAAGGAGGGGGAAGCACCTAAAACCGCTGCAGATATCAAGAACAAAACCATAATTTTTCCAAATGCTCAAGCAGGTGTATTAAGCCCTGGAGACAAAGTCAAATTAGTAGGCCCAAAAGATGGAGCCTTTGAAAAAGATACTTATATCGGTTGGTTTTTGATTTCAAACGGCTGGCAAGGTGGCCTAGGTTATGGTAATGGTGTTTTTTATGCAGATAAAGACTTAAATACAGCTAACAATAAGGAGGACTTAAGGGATCAAATGGTGTTTTTATACGATGCCACAGAGCAAATACTCCTAATGGGTTGGGAAGACATTCGCAGGGATTTTAACGGTTGTGACCATGACTTCAATGATGTGATGTTTTATGCTTCTTGGAACCCTATTACAAGTGTGGATTTATCTGACTACGTTCCTATTGATTCTGATGAGAAGGACAAAGACGGTGATGGCGTTGCAGATAGCCAGGATGAATATCCTGAAGATGCTGAAAGGGCTTTTAATAACTATTCTCTAGGAGAAAATACCTTTGGGACCCTGTTGTTTGAAGACTTATGGCCAAGCTTTGGTGACTATGACTTGAATGATTTGGTGATAGATTACAATATCAACGAAATATCAAACGGGAATAACCGTATCAAAGAGATTAACTTGATTACAGTAGTGCGCGCCACAGGTGCTGGCTACCGCAATGGCTTTGGAATTCAGTTGGGAGTGTCTTCTGATCAGGTTCTGAGTGTAGAAGGTACTAGGTTGAAAACAGGGACAATCAAAACTTTGTCAAGTGGCGTAGAGCAAGGGCAGAAATTGGCGACCGTGATTATTATGGATGATGTAAATGATAAATTACCGATCATGGCCAATGTCAACCCTGAAAATGCGCAACATGAAGCCGACACCCTAGTTGTAAAAATCGTTTTCAAAGAGTCAATAAGAAAAGCTGATTTGGGTGCTGCACCTTATAATCCATTTATGATCATCAATCAGGACAGAGGTAGAGAAGTTCACCTTATGAACAAACAACCAACAGACCTGATGGATACAGAGTGGTTCAATACAGCAGATGATATCAGTGCTATCGGTGAAGGTAAATATTATACAAGCAATAAAGGGTTCAATTGGGCACTTCACATTCCTCAAAGTATTTCTTATACACAGGAAAAAGTGGATTTCACAAAAGCATACAATAGGTTTGCTGAATGGGCAAAATCTGGTGGAATGTCTTATCTAGACTGGTACCTGGATTCTGATGGACAGGTAAACTCGGATGCCATTTATAAAAAATAA